The nucleotide window GCATCGGCGACAAGATCCAGGGCTTTCGGAGGTGTGTAGGTCTTCATGGTCGGCTTACTGTCCAAATGTGTCACGTATGATACTGGGATTAGAACTCTCTTCGATGACCACAGTGCGGTTGCGCTGTGCGGATTCGTCGCCGGGCATCCACTGGCCCGAGGACCCGCTGTTCGTGTACTTGTAGGCGACACGCGTGCCCGCAGGAAGCGTGATGCGGATCGTCCAGATCCCGTCTCCCGCATGTTCGTCACCTTCGTGACCGTCGTCCCGCATTGCAATGACGTTCGGCTGCCATGCGCCGAGAGCCGGGAGTTCACCGACGATGTAGATCGCCGACGTGACCCGCTCATGCGAAGCATCGCACATGAACAGCACCTCGCGCTCCGGCACATCGCCTTTTGCCATGGCACCTTTGCCCGTGGTCGCTCCTGTCGGTCCGCCTCCGGCCGTTCCACCAGCCGTGAGGATGGGGGCAAACGTACGCTCCGGGAACGTGCCGCCGGCACGAGAACCGAACCGATAGATGTTCCTCAGGTGTGCCAGGAATCCCTGATCGAACGGCGTATCACCGGCCGGAGCGGTTTGATCGCCGCCATACCACCAGAACCAATCGGACCCTTCTGCCGCATACATCTCTTCCCATGCCATCCAGGCGTACCATGCCTTCGTGTTCACCCGCGGAGCAGGAGTGCGCGGATCGGGCCGGGGCACGCCGGCATTCGCAAGATCCTTGCGTGCGATCCCGAGATACTCCCACGCCGCATTCTCTTCCGGTTCGCCCACCCAGGTATCGTAGTTGCCGTTGATCCACGATCCCGGCCAGAGCCATTCCATCGAGGGAAGCTTGTGCACAGGGTGCGGTTGCACTCCCCGGGTGATATTGCCGTTGAGATACTCACTCATCGTCACCGGTACAACCTGCTTGCTCTTCGCGAGCACACTCAGTTTCCGATACAGCGCATGGAGGAAGGCCTTCCCGTCCTGGTCCTTCGCATACCATTCCCAGGCGTTCTCTCCATCCAGGATCACCGTCACAAGCGCATCCGGAGAACCCTTCGGTGGCGCCATCTCGAGGAGGCTCCGCACGAAATCCTCGGCGGCCTCTTCGCCTTCCATCGACTGGTATTTGAACCCGATACGGTCCGAGAGTTCTGTATCGCGGAACACGAGCGCCATCCCCTGCCGGCCCGCAGGGAAGCGATACGGTGTGGTGTTCGGCTTGCCGGCCGGTCGCGAATTGCGCAACACTTTCACGTCGCTTGCGGTCCAGAGAATGCCGTGATCGCGGAGGATCTTCAGCACCGGCTGGGCAACGGAGCCCTCACCCGGCCACATCCCGGTAGGGTCAGCGCCGAAAATGGAACGATACATACGAACAGCCTTGACCACCTGTGCATCGGCATCTTCCGGATAGGAGTACCGCGTGGGAAGGGCATCGTTGGGCTGGCATGTGCGTGCAAGATCCGAATCGTAGATCAGCGGAAGTATCGGATGATAGAACGGCGTCGTGATGATATCGATCTGCCCCGTATGCTTCACGGGATCGTAGCGCAGGGCGCGGTGTGCCGGGATCACCGCGGCAAGCACTTTGTACGTCTCGACGACGATCCTGCGGCAATCATCATCCGTCACCGGCCCACGCAATCGGAACTGGCCTGCCGGGCGCTCTTCAATGTACGCGCTCAGATCGCAGACGCTCCCGCCGGGCAGAAGCACAGGACCCCGCAGAAAATCAGGGTCGAAATTCGCCAGATAGAACCAGAACGTGATCGCACGGAGATCATCCACGGTGAGTTGTGGCCCTCCTGCCTTCGCCGCATGAGCCCGGTCGCGCAGGTCCCGGTATTCCGGGAAGCGCTCCATCATCACCTCGCTCACGCCGAGCGCACTCCACGGATCCTGATAGACGATCTTCTGCTGCTCTGCCGTGTAGGCCGCCGCCGGGGTCAACGCGAGGTCGATCCAGGGATCGGTCTTCCCTTTCCAACGCTTCCAGAAACCGGCGACATCGATGGTGCCCTTCCGGACGTCCACGGAGGGGCCGATGCGGTTCAGATAATATTCACGGAGCTGATGCAGCAGCGACGTGGTGAGATTGAAGGTGCAATGCACGTCCGGATAGCCGCGCAGCATGGCGGCCATATCATAATAGTCTTTCGTCCCGTGGGTGCGGACCCATGGGCCGGCAAGCTGATCGGTCGCGGGATCGGCATAGAGGGGCTGATGCTGGTGCCAGATGATGTTCACGAAGAGCGTCTGCCGGTCAGCCCGGACGGGATACACATCCCCGCGGTTGCCATTCGAACCCGGCGCCGCACCGATGAGCAGGACCTTGCCGTCCTCCGCAACATAGAACGCGGAATTCTGTGCCGTACGGTTGTAGTTGTCGATCGTGACGGGATTGGTGGGGTCCAGGAGGTAGCGCTCGTCGTCGACGAGAAATTTATAGTTCTGCATCCCTGGCCGGAGTCTCACCACGGCGACCCACGCGCCGCCCTCCCGGGCCATTCTCAACTCATCCTTGCTCCACCCGTTGAAATCCCCCACGACGGAGACGGAGCGTTCATTCCCCGCCGGAAGGTGAAAGCGCACCCCACCCTCCACGGCGCTCGGCTGGGCGCACGCAACGGACGCCCAGAGGATGAGACACGACGCGGCCAGAAGCCCGGGCAGAAGGCGGCCTGCGCTCTTCGGATGACAACGCGCGGATCTTGAATGGCGAATGGTCATGAACGCCTCACTTGATGAACAGCATGCTGCGTGTTGCCGACTGTACCGATCGCGCGCCCCGCGCGATCACGCGAACGTAATAGACCCCCGATGCCGGCACACCGGTCCCTGCCGTTGCGTCCCAGATCACCCGGTGTGCGCCGGCCTCTTTCATCCCATCAACGAGACGTGCACACTCTCTGCCGAGGACATCATACACCACGACGGACACTTCTGCCGCCACGGGGAGATCGTACGACACGACGGTGGAAGGATTGAACGGATTGGGGAAATTCGGATACACCGCGAACTCCCCGGGGACGGCGTCACGGATCCTGACCTCCGTCACCGGGTGAAGGACCTTCAGCGTATCCGGAGTCATCGAAACGGTGAAGACTTTGCTGCCGAACGGCGGCAGGATCACCGGCACAGCGTTGAGGCCCGAAGGGGTCGTGAGGATGGTCGTGTCGGCCATCAGATCATTCAGATAGATCGTGGAGCCGGGCTTCAGATCGTCCGGGAAGCGCACCGCGACCCCGTTGGTCACGCCCAGAACGGTACTCTGCTCCGTCGGCGCCATGTTCACGACCGTCAGTCCGTTCTGCCCGCTGTACGGACGGCTGAACGCATACACCATGTCGTTCGACGATGCCACGCGAACGAAGACGGATGCATCGGCGGCATTCACCGCGCCGTTCCCGTCGGTATCGAGTTTCGGTGCCGTGAATGCAGGAAATTGACCCCGAAGGGTCGCGAGACGTTGATAGTGCGGCGAAAGCACACCCCTGCCCTGGTACTGCCAGTCGATGATGCTCCGCGCCCGTGCTTCCTTGGCCCCACCGATCCCGTATCCCCATCCCACTTCCTGGCCGTTCCAGAGCATCGGCAAGCCGGGTGCAGTGAAGAGCACGGTGGCCATCGGCATGGTCCGACGGAAGGTCGTGGGTGCATCCAGGGCGAATGCCCCGGAGTAGAAATACACGATGCGGTCCTCGTCCTGCGATTCCATGAACCGCATATACAGCGCGTGCTCACCGGGAAAGAATCCGCTGTTATCGATCGCTGCGTGCAGGGCGTTGATGGAATTCGCCGTCCATCCGAACGCGCGGATCTGATCGAAGTACAACTTGAAATCGTACGCGGCATCGACGCCACCATGAACGTCGCCGATCACATTGTCTGCGTAGATCACCTCGGTGCCCGATCCTGTGCCATCATCCTCCGCGAGCAGGAGGATATCAGGCTTGATACGTTTGAGCGCAGTACGGACCGGGTTCCCCATCGCGGCTTCGCCATACCGGCGGTGCGGGCCCCAGTAGACGTCGAACCGGTACCCATCGACATCGAATTCCTTCACCCAGTACGACAACATGCGGATCATCTCGCTGCGCAGATCGGGATCGCTCCAGTTCAGGTTCAGCAATTGCTCGCTGAATCCGGAATAGTACGTGAAGCCATCGGCATCGTACGACTGGCCGAGCCCATTCGTGTTGTGGGAGATGATCGTGTGCTCATACCACGGCCAGGAGGGTGCATCTTCGCCGAAGGCCCGCGCATCCACTGCCCACGGATGCGACCGGCTGCTGTGATTCGGGGTGATATCCAGGATCACCTTAAGGCCGAGGGCATGGGCCTGCGCCATAAAGGCACGGAAGTCCTCGTTCGTGCCGTACTCGGGGGCGACCGCATAGAAATCCGTGATATTGTATCCCGGCCCGGTCCAGTTGTTGATCGGGAATGCGTTCTTCATCACCGGCATCAGCCAGATCACCGAGAATCCGAGGTCCCTGACCCGCTCGAGGTGTGCGGCCGCGGCCGCGAGCGTCCCTTGTTGCGAGAGGGCTTTGGGAAACATGAAATAGATGCGGCCCTTCGCGGCCCAGGCAGGGTTCGATGCGATCGTCGGCGTCACTACCGTCAGTTCGGGCGTGACCGTGAACAAGGACCGGATCGTATCACGGAGCCCCTCCTGGTCCGCCACGATCAATCCGAAATAGTACTCACCGGGGGCCGCGGGCACGGGAATGCTCACACTGCTCCCGGTCTGTCCGCCGAGGCCCAGTGGTGTTGCGGGATCATCCCGCCAGACATATGCTGCGATCGGCAGGCCCTCCGGGTCGGTACTCGTCCCGGCATTCAGGGTGATGGTGCCACCGGCAGCGACGATGCTTAACCGGGCGATCGGAGAGCGCGACACGGGCCTGGTGATGACGATGGGGTCCGAAACGATTCGTGTTCCGGCGGAATCTGCGATGGCCGTGAAGTGATTGTCCCCGCCCTCCAGTGTATCACTGATCACCCAGCGTCCACCAGCAGCAACTCCTGTAGTGGTATCAACGCCATTGCGTACGATGCGTACGACGACGGCGTTCGTATCCTGCACAAGTCCACGCACTGCCAGAACGGGCTTCACCGTGGAAAACCCGCCACGCGTCGTGATCTGTAAGAAGCCCGCGCTGGTCGTGAAATGCACGGTATCAGCGGACGTCCCTGCACGAAGGATCGCGGTGTGCTCGCCGTTGCGCAACGGCAAGGGAGGAGTGAAAGTGAAACGTTGCGTCCCCTGATCGTACGCCGAACCGATCCCCGTAAAGGTCTCATCATCGATCGTGAGCGACACTGTGGACGTATCCACGGTTGCACCGACACGCGGGAAGAGGTATGCCGAGATCGCGGGTGTAGGGGTGGTCTGCACGGCCATCCGCTGGTTCGGGATGAACTGGTAGATGGTCGGATGCCGCACATACACGTACGAGTTGCCGTTGTCGTTCGCGTTCTGATGATGGTTCAGAGGATCGTTCGGCCACGGTGATGCACCCGTGTAATAGAATTTGTACTGCCACGCCCCGGGAATGCCGGAGGCGGGAGGCGACGGATTTCCCCCTTCGCGGAGACGCACGGTCTTCGTCCATATGTTGTCGCCGATGGCCGCCATCGGCGCCGCCGTGTTGTTCCATCCGTTGAACTCGCCCGGAACCGACACCCCGGCCTTACCGGCAACCACATACCGGAATGTGACATCAACGCTGTCCTGCGCCCTGGCGCCGGCGGCAACAAGCCCGGCGACGACCAACATCAGCCCAGCCTTCTTCATGATGGTCATTCCTTCACCTCCAGAAACACCCTGCCGGACCGGGCGGGGACGGTGATCTCCAGGCATCCCTCACTGGTCGGACATGGGACACCGGACAGTGGCCACACTTCGGAACAGCGCATGCCATGCTCTTTGTACGAGGGGATCCGGACCGTGGAAGGTCCGTCGCCATCGTTCATCACCACCACCCCTCTCACCCCGAGCCCCGTTCGTGCGTAGGCATACACGCGACGGGCGTCGTCGACGACCAATGTTTGAAAGTCCCCCCTGCTCCAGACCGGATGGGACCGGCGGAGTGCGATCACACTCCGGAGATAGCGGAACGCCGTACTGTCCTGCTCCGTGCGATCCCAGACCATCGTCCCGCGGCACCCGGGATCCTTCCCGCCCTTCATCCCAAATTCATCGCCGTAATAGACCATCGGCGCGCCGGGATACGTGAACTGGAGGAGGGTCGCAAGACGGACCGCTGCCGAATCGCCGCCGGCTGCGGTAAGGATCCGTTCCGTATCATGGCTCCCGAGGAGGTTCAGCAGCGCATGATTCACACCGGGACTGTAGTCGCCGCGCTGTGACGCCAGCGCTGAATCCATCGAGGCAAGCGTCGTAGTGCGGGACACCAGGCCATTCAGCACGGCGGTCCGGAACCGGTAGTTCATCGTCGCATCGAACTCGTTGCCATTCAGCCACGCCGCCGCATTATCCCACACCTCGGCGCAGAGATAGGCATCGGGATTGATCGATTTCACCACGGCGCGCCAGGCCACCCAGAAGTCGTGCGGGATCTCATTCGCAACGTCGAGCCGCCACCCATCGATGCCGAAGCTCATCCATTTGCGTGTGACGCCATAGATGTATGACCGCACGGAAGGGTCGGAGGTCATCAGCTTCGGCAGGGTGCCGTAGCCCCACCAGCATTCATAGTTCGGCGTTTCGGGGGGAGCGATCGGGAAACTGACCACGTTGTACCACGAGCGGTACACGGACCGTTCTCCCCGCTTGCGGAGGTCTGCAAACGCGAAGAAATCCACCGAGGTGTGATTGAAGACCCCGTCGAGGATCACGCGGATCCCCCGCACATGACACTCATCCACGAGCACACGGAACGTCGCATCGTCTCCGAACGACGGGTCGATCCTCATGTAATCCGTCGTGTTGTACTTGTGATTGCTCGGGGAGGCGAAGAGGGGGTTCAGGTAGATCGCCGTGATGCCCAGGCCCTGAAGATGGTTCAGGTGTTCGGTGATGCCTGCCAGATCCCCCCCGAAGAAGTTGTCGTTGCGCGGCTGGCCTCCCCATGGTTGCACACCGCGGGGGT belongs to Ignavibacteriota bacterium and includes:
- a CDS encoding alpha-glycosidase, with product MLCHMAAIGLVCVLLPVPGIAQPHVPAWVGDAVFYQIFPERFANGDPSNDPRGVQPWGGQPRNDNFFGGDLAGITEHLNHLQGLGITAIYLNPLFASPSNHKYNTTDYMRIDPSFGDDATFRVLVDECHVRGIRVILDGVFNHTSVDFFAFADLRKRGERSVYRSWYNVVSFPIAPPETPNYECWWGYGTLPKLMTSDPSVRSYIYGVTRKWMSFGIDGWRLDVANEIPHDFWVAWRAVVKSINPDAYLCAEVWDNAAAWLNGNEFDATMNYRFRTAVLNGLVSRTTTLASMDSALASQRGDYSPGVNHALLNLLGSHDTERILTAAGGDSAAVRLATLLQFTYPGAPMVYYGDEFGMKGGKDPGCRGTMVWDRTEQDSTAFRYLRSVIALRRSHPVWSRGDFQTLVVDDARRVYAYARTGLGVRGVVVMNDGDGPSTVRIPSYKEHGMRCSEVWPLSGVPCPTSEGCLEITVPARSGRVFLEVKE